One genomic window of Lepeophtheirus salmonis chromosome 5, UVic_Lsal_1.4, whole genome shotgun sequence includes the following:
- the sd gene encoding transcriptional enhancer factor TEF-1: protein MQTDVIRVPGLSSDLNQQITKFDSSEFDDDKEVIGTDAEGVWAPEIEQSFQEALAIYPPCGRRKIILSDEGKMYGRNELIARYIKLRTGKTRTRKQVSSHIQVLARRKVREIQAKLKVPGNGSTASYIDQAHKEKALQSMQQMSSAQIVSATAMQAKSLAIPPGVGIHHTPVSYAGSFWQPGLHSGSTQDIKPFANSSFGITDKPGAPSGIISAQTSSTPPWQGRSIGTQKLRLLEFTSYVESQANEPETYHKHHFVHIGSVVSSSDPVLEPIDVRQIQDKFPEKKGGLKELYEKGPTDAFFLVKFWADLNTNISEEAGAFYGVTTTYESNDNMTIQCSTKVCSFGKQVVEKLETEVGKFENGRFLYKIHRSPMCEYMINFIHKLKHLPEKYMMNSVLENFTILQVITNRDTQETLLCVAYVFEVSTSDHGAQHHIYRLVKD from the exons ATGCAAACAGATGTAATCCGCGTTCCTGGATTATCTTCCGATCTTAATCAGCAAATTACCAAATTCGATTCATCAGAGTTTGAT gaTGACAAAGAAGTTATTGGTACTGATGCAGAGGGAGTCTGGGCACCTGAAATTGAACAAAGCTTCCAAGAAGCCTTAGCCATATATCCACCATGTGgacgaagaaaaataattctatcaGATGAAGGAAAAATGTATG gGCGCAATGAACTTATTGCTCGATACATCAAGTTACGAACTGGGAAAACACGAACTCGAAAGCAGGTATCATCTCACATCCAAGTTTTGGCAAGAAGGAAAGTTCGAGAAATTCAAGCAAAATTAAAG GTACCTGGAAATGGCTCTACAGCTTCATATATTGATCAAGCTCATAAAGAAAAGGCGTTACAATCAATGCAACAAATGTCTTCTGCACAAATTGTATCCGCAACAGCGATGCAGGCCAAATCTTTAGCAATCCCTCCCGGAGTTGGT ATTCATCATACCCCTGTAAGCTATGCAGGGAGCTTCTGGCAACCGGGACTACATTCTGGATCAACGCAAGa taTAAAACCTTTTGCGAATTCTTCGTTTGGTATAACGGACAAACCGGGTGCTCCCTCTGGCATCATTTCCGCACAGACCTCATCGACTCCTCCTTGGCAAGGAAGATCTATCGGTACACAAAAATTAAGACTCTTAGAGTTTACGTCGTACGTAGAATCCCAAGCCAATGAACCAGAGACTTATCATAAACATCATTTCGTCCATATCGGCAGTGTTGTGTCTAGTTCTGACCCTGTACTAGAG ccAATCGATGTCCGGCAAATTCAGGATAAATTTCCAGAGAAAAAAGGAGGACTTAAAGAATTATATGAAAAGGGTCCCACGGATGCCTTTTTCCTAGTTAAATTTTGGGCTGATCTCAATACAAACATATCAGAAGAGGCCGGAGCTTTTTACGGTGTTACTACAAC GTATGAAAGTAACGACAATATGACCATACAGTGCTCAACCAAAGTTTGTAGTTTTGGCAAACAAGTAGTCGAAAAATTGGAGACAGAAGTAGGTAAATTCGAAAATGGAAGATTTTTGTATAAGATACATCGATCGCCCATGTGCGAATACATGATCAACTTTATACACAAGCTTAAACACCTTcctgaaaaatatatgatgaataGTGTGCTggaaaattttacaattttgcaG GTGATAACCAATCGAGATACTCAAGAAACCTTACTTTGTGTAGCTTACGTATTTGAAGTATCCACATCCGACCACGGAGCACAACATCATATATATCGTCTAGTTAAAGATTGA